One Deltaproteobacteria bacterium DNA segment encodes these proteins:
- a CDS encoding FtsQ-type POTRA domain-containing protein yields the protein MARPKDKNSRHNGNNRVANRESGRKMGADGQYPSIFQPTPFTEESRRKRARDKRRRKFAGWPSRLMVVLAFLVSAAGLLAYLPQFIIESVNIDGARYSDQAVIMSLAKEKEGSHFLQGMGGSAGKWLSLRYGLLEDQILQTSPMIRSARVRFRFPSTLVIRLEEKVEILAVRVSGGYALVDRDHEVLRIAETRDFALPVLEGLPTTGGIVQGQTLPVEDTDQLIAASHLIAGLIFHDQSDQKTRILMEEIQQIRQVAGSQFMLFIPLSQGGE from the coding sequence ATGGCACGGCCCAAGGATAAAAATTCCCGGCACAATGGTAACAATCGGGTTGCGAACCGTGAATCCGGCCGTAAGATGGGTGCGGACGGTCAATATCCATCGATTTTTCAACCTACACCATTTACAGAGGAGAGCCGCCGCAAGCGGGCCAGGGATAAGAGACGCCGCAAGTTTGCCGGCTGGCCCTCACGCCTGATGGTCGTCCTGGCCTTCCTGGTCTCTGCCGCCGGTCTTCTGGCTTACCTTCCTCAATTTATTATCGAGTCGGTCAACATCGACGGCGCCAGGTATTCAGATCAGGCGGTGATTATGTCCCTGGCAAAGGAAAAGGAAGGTTCCCATTTTCTCCAAGGCATGGGGGGGTCGGCAGGGAAATGGTTGTCTCTCCGCTACGGTCTCTTGGAAGATCAGATCCTCCAGACCTCTCCCATGATCCGATCAGCCCGTGTCCGTTTTCGATTTCCTTCAACGCTTGTGATCCGTCTGGAGGAAAAGGTCGAAATCCTGGCGGTCCGCGTTTCAGGTGGTTACGCCTTGGTCGACCGTGATCACGAAGTACTCAGGATCGCGGAAACCCGGGATTTCGCCCTGCCTGTTCTGGAAGGTCTGCCAACGACAGGCGGCATCGTCCAGGGTCAGACCCTTCCGGTTGAGGATACTGACCAGCTGATCGCCGCCTCACATTTGATCGCGGGCTTGATTTTCCACGACCAGTCTGACCAAAAAACCAGGATCCTCATGGAGGAAATTCAGCAGATAAGACAGGTCGCGGGCAGCCAGTTTATGCTCTTTATCCCCTTGTCGCAGGGTGGTGAGA